Sequence from the Heliomicrobium undosum genome:
CGCAGCAGGCGGCAAGGGCAAAGGGGGCGGCGGTCGCGTGACCGGCGCCGCCGGCACCATGACCGGGGGCGGGCGTTTCACCGGAGTAGGCGGCGGCCGCTTTGCCGGTGGTGGCGGGGGGCGCTTCGCTGGCGGCGGGAACCGCAGCCGTGGACCAAAGGGTTATGGGAAGCCGCAGCACACCCCGCCGACCCCGCCCACGCATTAAGGAAAACAAAAGCACAGGCGCGCGCAAGTCGGCTTCTGCATCGACCGCATTCACCACCGACCGCGTTCACTATCAACCGCTTTCGTCTCCGACCATTTTCATTATCAAGCCACGTCACCCACACCTACCGGACCGCCTCGTTCAGCACCCCGCAGAGGATCTCCAGCGCCCTCGGCAATTCCTCGTCGGCCAGGTTCGTCCAGCAGACGCGCAGGTGGTTGGACTCCGGCTCACCGGGGTAAAAGATGGAACCGGGCAAAAAATGAATCCCGCGCCGGTGCGCCTCCGGCAGCAGGCTGTCGGCATCCAAAAAAGGGGGCACGGTCAGCCACAGATGCATGCCCCCCTGGGGCCGCTGCCAGCGGATGGCCGGGCTCAGCCGCTGCGCCAGCGTGTCGCCGACCTGCCGGCTTCGCCGCAGCAGTATCCCGTTCAACCGGTCGATGTACCGGGGGAGCTTCGGATCCCGGAAAAAGGGAACCAGCGCCTTTTGCAACCACAAGGGGGAGCCCAGGTCGACGATCGACTTGGCCGCCAAAAGCCGCCGGTACAAGGTGCCATCGGCGGCCAGCACGCCAAGGCGAAGGCCGGGGAAGAGAAACTTGCTGAAACCCTTCAGATAAACGACCCGTCCGTCCGGGTCGAGAGCTTTTAAAGGCGGCGGTAGGCTGCCTTTCCCGGCCAGGGTCAACTCCCGGTGGGGCTCGTCTTCGAGAATCAGCGCCCCCGTCTCGACGGCAAACTCGATCAAGGCCCTGCGCCGTTTGAGCGACATGACGCTGCCCGTCGGGTTTTGATAGGTCGGGACCACATAGATGGCCTTGATCCGCATCCGCGTCGACAGTTCCTCCAAAATCTCCACCCGGATGCCCTCTTGGTCGACGGGCACGGGGACGATATGGGGATGGCTCAACCGGAAGGCGTCGATGGCGCCCGAAAAGGCCGGGACCTCCATGGCCAGCACATCCTCCGGCCCCAGAAAGGTCCGCGCAAAGAGATCGATCCCCTGTTGCGTGCCGTTGGTGATGATCAACTGGTGGGGCGATATGGGCAACCCCTGATGGCGCAGGTAATCGGCCACCACCTCCAAAAACTCTGGATCACCCTGAAAGGGAGCATAGCGCCCCAGCGATTGGGGCGCTTTTTTCAGCGCGCTCTCTATGGAGGCCTCCAGCAGAGGCAGGGGCAACAGAGAATGGTGGATCGAGGCCGTCGCCAAGTCAAGGATTTCCGGCGGCAAGCGGACGGCGCTCTGGCTCCAAAAGCTCGCCCGGGGAAGGTAATCGGCAACGGCCATCTGCCACCCGAAAGGATCCCCGGCAACGTCGACAGGCATCGAACGTTCCCGCACAAAAGTCCCCTTCCCCTGAACCGACTCGACGAGCCCCCGTTTTTCCAACAGCGCGTATGCCTCGACCGCCGTCATCAGGCTGACGCCGAGATCGCGGGCCAGTTGGCGGACCGAAGGCAGTTTCTCCCCTGGGCGCAATAACCCGGAACGGATGCGCTCCCCGATCCCCGCACAGATTTGTTCCCGTAGCGACGGCTCTTTGCTGCGATCCAGATCGACCTTCATCCGACGCGCCTCCAAGTGTTCTACTCATCCGTTGACTGTTATGGGATAACAGTGGTTTTATAGGGCTATCTTACCGAAGTGTTATCGAAACAGCAAGGGATGTGTGCAGCATGATCGGAGCCTACGCGTTGATGTGCGCCATTTTCGGCACGACCTTTCTCGCCATCAAAGTGGGACTGGAGGCCGGCGTCCAGCCCTTTTTCTTCGCCGGCACGCGCTTTTTCCTGGCCGGCCTGCTGGTCTACGGCTTTTTTCGCCTGATCGGCAGGGGAGAAGGACTGACCCGGCAACAGCTTGCCGATGCCGCCTTTGTCGGCGTCACCATGACCGGCTTTCTTTTCGGCGCCCTCTACTGGGGAGAACAGCATATCACATCCGGCCTCGCCGCCCTGCTGTCCGCCACTGCCCCGCTGAAGGTGAGCCTCGTCGAGCGATTTCAGCGAAAAAGCAAGGATGGCTTCACCCCGTTAAAACTCGCTGGCCTGTGCCTGGGTCTCACCGGTGTCGCCATCGCCGTCTATCCCTCCCTGCAAGGGGGAAGTTCGGGCACAATGGCCCTGCTCTCTGTCACCATCATCCTCCTGGCCCAGGCGACCTACGCCTTCGGCGCCGTCCGTTCCAAGCGCGCCCTCAGCGCCGGTGTAAACCCCTACCTCTTTAACGCGGCCCAGATGGTCGCCGGCGGCCTGTTGCTGCTCTTACTTTCATCCCTCTTCGAGACCGGCCAGATACAGCCCTGGAACGCAGAGATCCTCGGCGCCTGGGCCTACCTCACCGTCTTCGGCTCCATCGTCGGCCATGGAACCTATTACTGGCTCGTCCGGGCGACGAACCCCCTCTTTCCCTCCACCTGGACCTACATCTCACCGCTCATCGCCCAGTTCGTTGGCTTCTGGTGGGCCGGCGAAAGCCTGACCGCCTATACCTTCCTCGGTCTCGCTTCGGTGCTCTCCGGCGTGCTGATCGTCAACTGGAACATACTCAAATCACTGGTGTTGCCAGCGACTTCAGCGATATCAACGGCATCGGCGACAACGATCTCAGCAGCATCGACGGCATCGGTAGCATCGGCGGCGTCAACATCGTCAGAGGCATCGACACATCAGCGGTGAAAGAACCAAATAAAAAAGCCGCCGGTATCCCGGCAGCGTCCCCTTCATCTATATCATTCAAACAATACGAAGGCATGGATTACCTCGTTAGCACCTCTTTCTGCCCTGGTTATTCGTTTACCACGCGTCCCTGCATCCTCGGGAATGTTCCCAGAAAGGCTCTATTGGCCTGAGGACCGGTAAGGCCGATTTCATTGAGCGTAACCAGCACCGATGAGAGCATCCCCGCTTGCTGGCTTACCTCCCAGCAGATTTCTGCCATCGCGCTTCGAACAACGACCATGCTCTGCTGAGCTTCCCGAATGTTGGTCTGAACCTGGGGGATCTGTTGACTGAATCGTACGCTGCGTTCGCTCAACAAACGCATCCGCTCCGCGAGTTCCCCCCAATCCTTCGCTGGAGAGGCAGAAAAGCCGGTGGTACTCATTGCAACCCCCTTATGTCCAACCCTTGATGTTCCTTATAACAAAGTATAACGTAGCTTCGCCTTTCCACGTACACTTTGCGCAATTCAGATCACACTCTTAACATACATGCTTTCTTTCGGACATGCAATCTATGAATAACCTTTGAAGAAATAATGAAAAGTCCCCTGATGCGGAAGGATTCCTTCAAACCGATATGGAATAATTTTTATTCCAGGTTGTCTGGCATCCTTGATTTTTTTCGAACAGGTGATTTCATATGATCATCGATAAAAAAAGCGACTTCGACGTGGTCGATCTCTCCTTCGAGGAGATCGACAAGGGGTTCACACCGCGCCAGGCCATCGCCGAGGCCAAGCGCTGCCTCGACTGCGCCAAGCCCCATTGCCGCGCCGGTTGCCCCATTGAAAACGAGATCCCCCAGTTCATCAAAGCCCTGGCCAACGGCAACATCGGCGAGGCAAGCGCCATCATCGCCCGCCGCAGCAACCTCCCCGCCGTCTGCGGCCGCGTCTGCCCCCATGAGCAGCAGTGCGAGAGCCGCTGCGTCCTCAACAAAAAAGGCGAAGGGATCAAGATCGGCAAACTGGAGCGCTTCATCGCCGACTTTGACGCCGAGATGGAGATCACCCAGCCCGAAGCCTGCCCTGTCCAAAACAATGGCAAGGGCAAGGTGGCCGTCATCGGCGCCGGCCCCGCCGGCCTGACCGTCGCCGGCGACCTGGCCAAGCAGTGCTTCGACGTGACCGTCTTCGACGCCCAGGAAGAACCCGGCGGCGTCCTCATCTACGGCATCCCCGACTTCCGCCTGAACAAAGAGGTGGTGCGCCGGGAGATCCACAAGATGGAGCGCCTCGGCGTCACCTTCCGCAACAAGGTGCTCGTCGGCCAGGACATCACCATCGACCAGCTGCTCCATGAGGGCTATGATGCCGTCTTCATCGGCACCGGCACCGCATTGCCCAAACGGCTCGACATCCCCGGCAACGACCTGGCCGGTGTCGTGCAGGCCTCCTACTTCCTGCGCATCGTCGCCCTGGCCAACAGCGGCAAGATCAGCCCGCGTGAAATCCCCGTCTCCATCGGCGACAAGGTCTTCATCATCGGCGCCGGCAACGTGGCCATGGACGCCGCCCGGACCGCCCTGCGGCTCGGCGCCTCCGGCGTCACCGTCGTCCACCGCCGCGGCGAGTCGGAGATCACGGCGCTGCGCAGCGAGTTCGAGCACGCCAGCGCCGAAGGCGTCACCTTCCGCTGGATGTCCTCGCCGGCCCGTTTCCTTGGCGACGAAAAAGTGACCGCCATCGAACTGGAGTCGATGGCCATCAACGAGGCGAACCAACTCGTCGCAACAGGGGATCGGCAGACGCTGCCCGCCGACAAGATCATCCTCGCCATCGGCCAGCGCCCTGCCGCGCGGATCATCTCCACAGCCGGCGGCATCGAGGTCGACCCCAACGGTTACGTGATCACCCGGGAGCGCCCCTATGGCATGACCACCCGGCGGGGTGTCTTCGCCGGCGGCGACGTGGTCCACGAACCGGCCACCGTCGTCCTGGCCATGAAGGAAGCGAAAAAAGTGGCCGCCGGCATTGCCATGTACGTCGAAGCCAAGAAATTGATCGAAGAGTGCGGCATGTAACCCAAAAGAGCGCCTGCCTTCGCTATCCGTTCCAGATGAATAAGGCAAAACCCCTGTGTCCTTCCCCATTGGGAGGCGCAGGGGTTTTTCTGCTCATGCCGGAACAGCGCGCATTGTTCCACCGGGCTTTCACCGGGCATTCACCGGACATTCATTTGAACAACTACACTTCCATCCATTCTACAGGGTCACCTCGGGAGATTCCCAAATAACCTGCCCTGGAACGGTCGCTCCACCGCTTTCCGGCAAGGCAGCCCCTTTTCCCGACGACCCCGGCAGCCCCGGAAGCGACCGTCCCCCGGCAGGTTCCGAGGCCAGCAGATCGCGTTCTACGATGTACTTGGGGCGATCCTTCACTTCCCGGTAGATCCGGCCCATGTACTCGCCATTCAGCCCGATGCCCAGCAGGTTCACACCCCCGACAAACCAGATGGAAAACATCAGAAAGGACCCATCGGGAACGGGTTGCCCGATCAACCCCTGAGCCGCCAGATACAATCCCGCCGACAGGCTGACAACCAGCATCATCATCCCCAGAAAGGTAACCACCCGGATCGGCTTGACGCTGAAGGACGTGATCCCGTCAAAGGCGAAGGCCAGCATCTTTTTCAGCGGGTACTTCGATGTGCCCGCAAACCGTTCCATCCGATCATAATAGACACAGGTCGAGGGAAAACCGATCAGCGGGATGATCCCGCGCAAGAACAGGTTCGCCTCCCGAAAATCTTCAAGGTGTTTCAGCACCCGTCTGCTGAGCAGCCGGTAGTCGGCATGATCATAGACAATATCGACACCCATCCGCCGCATCAATCGATAAAATCCTTGGGCCGACTGCCGCTTGAAAAAGCTGTCCTTCTCCCGTTTGCGCCGGACGCCGTACACCACATCATAGCCTTCGTGATATTTTTTTACAAAGGCTTCTATCGCGCTGACATCATCCTGCAGGTCGGCGTCAATGGACACGACACAGTCCGAACAACATCCGGCTCGGTGCAAACCGGCCAGCAATGCATACTGATGCCCTACGTTCCGGGCAAGCTTCAGTCCCTTGACACTTGGCTCAGTGGCATGCAAGTTCTCGATCAGTTCCCATGTCCGATCGCTGCTGCCGTCATCGACGAACAGGACCATGCTCTGCGGCGAAATGAGCCGGTTGCCTACAAGCCCCTCCAACACACCGATTAGACGCCTCGCCGTTTCCGGCAAAACCGCCTCTTCATTATAACAAGGCGCCACGATGGATAAGACAGGGCGATCATCTTCACCCTTATCCCCGGTGGTAGCCACCACGTTCATCCCCTACCGTCACAACACTCGTCAGACCCATTTGAGTCATCCTTATCCGAGTCAGACACTTCCTGATCAGTATTTCCATTTCCGCTAGTTCCAACAACCTTTACCCGGAGAAAGAAGGCGCCCTGGTTACCGCTCACCATCCGGGGCGGCGATCAGGTAATCGCTGTTCTCCGCCACCACATGCAATCGCTCCTTGAAGACCAGACGCCGGTTGTCTTCGTTGTTTCCCAACACGAGCAAGCCCCTTCTCTCCCTCAGGTATTCCTCAACCGTTATCGTCCGGGCTCGCCAGTCCCCATAGAGTTCTGCCGCCAACAGATGCGACTGCCGCCATGGGCCTAGCTGCGTCATCGGCCCGCCCCGGTATTCTGTTCGCGACCCCAGGTCTTTCAGCAGCGCCTGAAAATGATCGGCCTCCGCCTCCGGATGTTGGATATGCCTCAAAATCGCCTGTTCATAGGGAATCGCTGAAAACAGGAACAGCGCGACGATGACGGAGGACAATACCACTCTCCAAACTACCGCTGCGCTCTCGCCATGGCCGTGCAAGAAAGGCGTCTTGACGTCGCTATATTCCCGTAAAACAGAGGCCGTAATGGCGCCGATGATGACGGCGAAGGCCGGATAGATGGGTAGGATATACCACTCAATCTTCGTCTTCGCCAGGCTGAACAGAAAAAAGGGAACAACCAGCCACAGGAACAGTCCGAGGGCGGTATCGCGCTGCTCGATCAGTACAGGCCGCTTCTTCCGCAACACGAGAAAAACGACACCGCCGGCAGCCAAGAGGAGAAGCCAGCGATAATACCACATCTGTAAGATATGAAAATAAAACCAGCCATCGCCCACATGCCCCTCCAGCGGGGTGGACGTTCGCGCCAGGAGATCGAAGGAGACCATCTCCGTAAAAAACGTGGGTCCGTCGACAGCCAGACGGGCGGACGCCCACAAAAGAATCGACCCGGCTGCGCAAAAAAGGTATCCTCCGGCCTCCTTATACCGCAACCGGAACAACATCCCCGTCAGCAGCAGGTACATACCTGAGATGACAGCAATGCTGATGGCGTGCCAACTCTTGGTCAAAAAAGCCAACGAAAAGGCAAACCCCGAAAGATAGAGCCAGCGCCGGTGCTTGTTCGACAGCAACAACGCCAGGATCGACAGGGTGAAAAAGAAGACGAAGAGCGAGTCCGCATCGGCCCGCCGGGCGCTGTGCCAGAGGATGTACTGCGGCGTCGTGACAAGCGCCGTCATCGAAAGCAGCGACGCCAGATTCCCATACTGCCTGCGGACAAACCAGCCGACCGCCAGGATGGTCAACAAAGCGGCAACCGCCGACCCCAGCCTCATCCCCCAGGGATTGAAACCGGCCACCGCGTAGCCGGCAGCGATGGCCCAGAAACTGATGGGCGGTTTCAGGTTCCAGTAGTCCTGTTCAAAATTGTAGGTGTTGACGATGTAATTGCCGCTTCGGATCATCTCATAGGCGCTGACACCATGGCGAGCCTCGTCCCAATCACAAATAGAGAAACTGCCCAGATGATAAAAGAGATTGATCAGCGCCACCAGCAACAAGAGCACCCAAGAGAACCAATAATGCCGTTCCGCCAAATCGGCACGCCGATCGGCAGCGTGATTGAGAAGATTGCCAACAAGGTTTTCAAGGGTTTTGCCAAACGAGCGAATCAACCGGCGAAACCATCCTTCCCGTACCCGGCCCAAATCCTCCCATAGAATATCCACTTTACAAGCAAAAAAGCCCTCGCCCACCGCGTTTGCGCGCCGGGACGCGGAAAGGAAAAACAAACAGGGGAGGCCTCGGCCTCCCCTGTCAATCCATTCATCGTTATGCTTATTCCAGCCCCAGCGCTTGCAATTTCTCCTTCGTCGGCACGCCGTCGGCGTCCCAACCGCGGACCTCGTAATAGAGGGGCAGCAGTTCGTCCAGCTTGTGCACCCAGCCCTTGGAGGGGCCTTCCGGCAGCGGCTCTTCCAGCAGGCGCTTCGGCAGCGTGTCATCGGCCTTCGTCAGCCCGGCCTGCATGTTGAAGAGGCGCTCCAGGTTGTAGATGCGGTCGCCGGCCGCCAGCACCTCATCGGCCGTCCACTCGACACCCATGGCTGCGCTCAGCAGGTCGGCGTAGTCGCCGGCGCCGAGGGCGAAGGATGTGAAGAGGCAC
This genomic interval carries:
- a CDS encoding glycosyltransferase family 2 protein is translated as MATTGDKGEDDRPVLSIVAPCYNEEAVLPETARRLIGVLEGLVGNRLISPQSMVLFVDDGSSDRTWELIENLHATEPSVKGLKLARNVGHQYALLAGLHRAGCCSDCVVSIDADLQDDVSAIEAFVKKYHEGYDVVYGVRRKREKDSFFKRQSAQGFYRLMRRMGVDIVYDHADYRLLSRRVLKHLEDFREANLFLRGIIPLIGFPSTCVYYDRMERFAGTSKYPLKKMLAFAFDGITSFSVKPIRVVTFLGMMMLVVSLSAGLYLAAQGLIGQPVPDGSFLMFSIWFVGGVNLLGIGLNGEYMGRIYREVKDRPKYIVERDLLASEPAGGRSLPGLPGSSGKGAALPESGGATVPGQVIWESPEVTL
- a CDS encoding EamA family transporter; this translates as MIGAYALMCAIFGTTFLAIKVGLEAGVQPFFFAGTRFFLAGLLVYGFFRLIGRGEGLTRQQLADAAFVGVTMTGFLFGALYWGEQHITSGLAALLSATAPLKVSLVERFQRKSKDGFTPLKLAGLCLGLTGVAIAVYPSLQGGSSGTMALLSVTIILLAQATYAFGAVRSKRALSAGVNPYLFNAAQMVAGGLLLLLLSSLFETGQIQPWNAEILGAWAYLTVFGSIVGHGTYYWLVRATNPLFPSTWTYISPLIAQFVGFWWAGESLTAYTFLGLASVLSGVLIVNWNILKSLVLPATSAISTASATTISAASTASVASAASTSSEASTHQR
- a CDS encoding ArnT family glycosyltransferase, whose amino-acid sequence is MIRSFGKTLENLVGNLLNHAADRRADLAERHYWFSWVLLLLVALINLFYHLGSFSICDWDEARHGVSAYEMIRSGNYIVNTYNFEQDYWNLKPPISFWAIAAGYAVAGFNPWGMRLGSAVAALLTILAVGWFVRRQYGNLASLLSMTALVTTPQYILWHSARRADADSLFVFFFTLSILALLLSNKHRRWLYLSGFAFSLAFLTKSWHAISIAVISGMYLLLTGMLFRLRYKEAGGYLFCAAGSILLWASARLAVDGPTFFTEMVSFDLLARTSTPLEGHVGDGWFYFHILQMWYYRWLLLLAAGGVVFLVLRKKRPVLIEQRDTALGLFLWLVVPFFLFSLAKTKIEWYILPIYPAFAVIIGAITASVLREYSDVKTPFLHGHGESAAVVWRVVLSSVIVALFLFSAIPYEQAILRHIQHPEAEADHFQALLKDLGSRTEYRGGPMTQLGPWRQSHLLAAELYGDWRARTITVEEYLRERRGLLVLGNNEDNRRLVFKERLHVVAENSDYLIAAPDGER
- a CDS encoding NAD(P)-dependent oxidoreductase, whose protein sequence is MIIDKKSDFDVVDLSFEEIDKGFTPRQAIAEAKRCLDCAKPHCRAGCPIENEIPQFIKALANGNIGEASAIIARRSNLPAVCGRVCPHEQQCESRCVLNKKGEGIKIGKLERFIADFDAEMEITQPEACPVQNNGKGKVAVIGAGPAGLTVAGDLAKQCFDVTVFDAQEEPGGVLIYGIPDFRLNKEVVRREIHKMERLGVTFRNKVLVGQDITIDQLLHEGYDAVFIGTGTALPKRLDIPGNDLAGVVQASYFLRIVALANSGKISPREIPVSIGDKVFIIGAGNVAMDAARTALRLGASGVTVVHRRGESEITALRSEFEHASAEGVTFRWMSSPARFLGDEKVTAIELESMAINEANQLVATGDRQTLPADKIILAIGQRPAARIISTAGGIEVDPNGYVITRERPYGMTTRRGVFAGGDVVHEPATVVLAMKEAKKVAAGIAMYVEAKKLIEECGM
- the pdxR gene encoding MocR-like pyridoxine biosynthesis transcription factor PdxR, giving the protein MKVDLDRSKEPSLREQICAGIGERIRSGLLRPGEKLPSVRQLARDLGVSLMTAVEAYALLEKRGLVESVQGKGTFVRERSMPVDVAGDPFGWQMAVADYLPRASFWSQSAVRLPPEILDLATASIHHSLLPLPLLEASIESALKKAPQSLGRYAPFQGDPEFLEVVADYLRHQGLPISPHQLIITNGTQQGIDLFARTFLGPEDVLAMEVPAFSGAIDAFRLSHPHIVPVPVDQEGIRVEILEELSTRMRIKAIYVVPTYQNPTGSVMSLKRRRALIEFAVETGALILEDEPHRELTLAGKGSLPPPLKALDPDGRVVYLKGFSKFLFPGLRLGVLAADGTLYRRLLAAKSIVDLGSPLWLQKALVPFFRDPKLPRYIDRLNGILLRRSRQVGDTLAQRLSPAIRWQRPQGGMHLWLTVPPFLDADSLLPEAHRRGIHFLPGSIFYPGEPESNHLRVCWTNLADEELPRALEILCGVLNEAVR